In Nicotiana tabacum cultivar K326 chromosome 2, ASM71507v2, whole genome shotgun sequence, the following proteins share a genomic window:
- the LOC107771319 gene encoding uncharacterized protein LOC107771319 — MHSVGCKYIILWFLIVVVIGSESVTSDSSAKRSLDSLLQEYAFKALRLPETKTGTVYNGSVPSNLSGIRISALMLRRDSLKWRGYGYYNDFFIPTVVIEEPYAEDLVLVYQNIGDWSSYYYSLPGYTYLVPVLGILAYDASDLYATNLPELDILAMEDPITIKFPYVQPAPEGSLPKCVYFYSNNLVEFGDVTDGNICETRIQGHFAIVAEVSVAPSPSPAADEMAPSLPPTPHDNNDHQNNKSEIWIISLVFLVFALFGILFVIVKKFGLLEKRQRLYDSAEIVEPFLRNTEVTLPLEAPSRPLLENDYVL, encoded by the coding sequence ATGCATTCAGTTGGTTGTAAATACATAATTCTATGGTTTCTTATTGTTGTTGTGATTGGATCTGAATCAGTTACTTCAGACTCGTCAGCAAAAAGGTCACTTGATTCTTTACTTCAAGAATATGCTTTCAAGGCATTGAGATTGCCAGAAACTAAAACAGGTACTGTTTATAATGGATCTGTTCCTTCCAATTTGAGTGGGATTAGAATTTCTGCTTTGATGCTTAGAAGAGACAGCTTAAAATGGAGAGGTTATGGTTACTATAATGATTTTTTTATCCCAACTGTGGTCATTGAGGAGCCTTATGCAGAGGATCTTGTTCTGGTTTACCAAAACATTGGTGATTGGTCCTCATATTATTATTCTTTGCCTGGTTACACTTATCTAGTACCAGTTTTGGGAATCTTAGCTTATGATGCTTCTGATTTGTATGCGACAAATTTACCGGAATTGGATATTTTAGCAATGGAAGATCCTATTACTATCAAGTTTCCATATGTGCAGCCTGCACCAGAGGGATCTTTGCCCAAATGTGTTTATTTCTACTCGAATAATTTGGTCGAATTTGGGGATGTTACAGATGGAAATATTTGTGAGACAAGAATACAAGGCCATTTTGCTATAGTTGCTGAGGTGTCAGTTGCTCCAAGTCCTTCTCCTGCTGCTGATGAAATGGCTCCAAGTCTTCCTCCTACTCCTCATGATAATAATGATCATCAAAACAACAAATCTGAAATATGGATTATTTCATTGGTATTTCTAGTTTTTGCTCTGTTCGGAATATTATTTGTTATTGTAAAAAAGTTTGGATTATTAGAAAAAAGACAGAGGTTGTATGATTCAGCAGAAATTGTTGAGCCCTTTTTAAGGAACACTGAGGTGACATTGCCATTGGAAGCTCCAAGTAGACCATTGCTAGAGAACGACTACGTGCTTTAG